The following proteins are encoded in a genomic region of Arachis stenosperma cultivar V10309 chromosome 4, arast.V10309.gnm1.PFL2, whole genome shotgun sequence:
- the LOC130973016 gene encoding T-complex protein 1 subunit zeta 1, whose protein sequence is MSLRVLNPNAEVLNKSAALHMNINAAKGLQDVLKTNLGPKGTIKMLVGGAGDIKLTKDGNTLLKEMQIQNPTAIMIARTAVAQDDISGDGTTSTVIFIGELMKQSERYIDEGMHPRMLVDGFEIAKKATLQFLEKFKTPVVMGDEPDKEILKMVARTTVRTKLYESLADKLTDIIVNAVLCIRKPEEAIDLFMVEIMHMRHKFDVDTRLVEGLVLDHGSRHPDMKRRAENCYILTCNVSLEYEKSEINAGFFYSNAEQREAMVAAERRSVDERVKKIIELKNKVCSGNDSNFVVINQKGIDPPSLDMLAREGIIALRRAKRRNMERLVLACGGEAVNSVDDLTPECLGWAGLVYEHVLGEEKYTFVENVKNPSSCTILIKGPNDHTIAQIKDAVRDGLRAVKNTIEDESVVLGAGAFEVAARQYLINEVKKTVQGRAQLGVEAFADALLVVPKTLAENSGLDTQDVIIALTGEHDRGNVVGLSQNTGEPIDPQMEGIFDNYSVKRQIINSGPVIASQLLLVDEVIRAGRNMRKPT, encoded by the exons ATGTCGCTGCGAGTGCTGAACCCTAACGCCGAAGTGCTGAACAAATCTGCGGCACTTCACATGAACATCAATGCCGCTAAGGGTTTGCAAGATGTCCTCAAGACCAACCTCGGCCCGAAAGGAACCATTAAAAT GCTCGTTGGTGGCGCCGGAGATATTAAACTCACCAAGGATGGCAACACTCTCCTCAAAGAGATG CAAATCCAGAACCCAACTGCTATAATGATTGCTAGGACGGCGGTTGCTCAGGATGATATTAGTGGAGATGGCACCACTTCCACTGTCATCTTCATTGGTGAACTTATGAAGCAATCCGAGCGTTACATTGATGAAG GTATGCATCCACGCATGTTGGTTGATGGTTTTGAGATTGCTAAAAAAGCAACcctgcagttccttgagaagttTAAGACTCCTGTTGTGATGGGTGACGAGCCTGACAAAGAGATTCTCAAGATGGTAGCAAGAACAACAGTAAGGACAAAG CTTTATGAGTCACTTGCAGATAAATTGACTGATATAATTGTGAATGCG GTTCTGTGCATTAGGAAGCCTGAGGAAGCAATTGATCTTTTTATGGTGGAGATCATGCACATGCGGCACAAATTTGATGTTGACACACGCTTG GTTGAGGGTCTTgtccttgatcatggttctagGCATCCTGATATGAAGCGACGTGCAGAGAATTGCTACATATTGACTTGCAACGTGTCTTTGGAGTATGAAAAAAG TGAGATAAATGCAGGCTTTTTCTACTCAAATGCGGAACAGAGGGAAGCTATGGTTGCAGCTGAAAGGCGTTCTGTTGATGAGAGAGTTAAAAAAATCATTGAACTGAAAAATAAG GTTTGTTCCGGTAATGATAGCAATTTTGTTGTGATCAATCAAAAAGGAATTGATCCCCCATCACTTGATATGCTTGCAAGGGAAGGA ATAATTGCCCTTCGGAGAGCAAAGAGGAGAAACATGGAAAGATTGGTTTTGGCCTGTGGAGGAGAAGCTGTAAACTCTGTAGATGATTTGACTCCAGAATGTTTGGGTTGGGCAGGGTTGGTATACGAACACGTTCTTGGTGAAGAGAAATATACATTTGTGGAAAATGTGAAGAATCCTTCTTCCTGCACAATCTTGATTAAGG GTCCTAATGACCATACAATAGCTCAAATTAAAGATGCTGTTCGTGATGGTTTGAGGGCAGTCAAGAACACCATTGAAGATGAATCTGTTGTTTTG GGTGCTGGTGCATTTGAAGTTGCTGCTAGGCAATATCTGATTAATGAAGTTAAGAAAACAGTCCAAGGG CGAGCCCAACTTGGTGTCGAGGCTTTTGCTGATGCACTTCTTGTTGTGCCAAAGACGCTCGCAGAGAACTCTGGACTTGATACTCAAGATGTGATTATTGCCCTCACA GGAGAGCATGACAGAGGGAATGTTGTGGGATTGAGCCAAAACACCGGAGAACCTATTGATCCTCAAATGGAGGGTATTTTTGACAACTACTCTGTGAAGCGTCAAATCATAAACTCAGG GCCTGTAATAGCATCGCAGTTGCTATTGGTGGATGAAGTAATTCGTGCTGGACGGAACATGCGGAAGCCAACTTAG